In one window of Helianthus annuus cultivar XRQ/B chromosome 17, HanXRQr2.0-SUNRISE, whole genome shotgun sequence DNA:
- the LOC110922098 gene encoding 50S ribosomal protein L20, with protein sequence MNKKEVFKLAKGFRGRAKNCIRIARERVEKALQYSYRDRRNKKRDMRSLWIERINAGTRVHGVNYGNFMHGLVKENIQLNRKVLSELSMHEPYSFKALVDVSRTAFPGNKNLPSAPKKEGLSILL encoded by the exons ATGAACAAAAAGGAAGTGTTTAAGCTAGCTAAAGGCTTCAGGGGAAGGGCAAAGAACTGCATTAGGATTGCTAGAGAAAGGGTGGAGAAGGCACTTCAGTATTCTTATAGAGATAGGCGCAACAAGAAGCGTGACATGCGTTCTCTTTGGATAGAACGCATCAATGCTGGCACTCGCGTACATGGT GTCAATTATGGTAACTTCATGCATGGACTTGTGAAAGAAAACATCCAACTAAATAGGAAGGTTCTGTCTGAGCTGTCAATGCACGAACCATATAGTTTCAAGGCTCTTGTCGATGTTTCGCGCACTGCTTTCCCTGGAAACAAGAACTTGCCATCGGCTCCGAAGAAGGAAGGCCTGTCTATTTTGCTTTGA